Below is a window of Veillonellaceae bacterium DNA.
AGCCTAATAGCCCTCTCGTTATTTTTGATAGCTATCAGCTCGGCATTATGGCTAGGGGATTTTATATATCTTAAGGCATCATAACTTATTGTTACAGCTTCTTGTTGGACGCTTTCATAAGGTTCTTTTATATACTTTATTGAATCGTAGTTTTTTCTTACAGCTAATAATTGCAGTTCCTCACTCGGATTATTAACATATTTAATAGCCCAACCGGACTGGTTTATAGCAAATTTAATTACTTTATCGGTTGGTTTTTTTATATACTCTAAGTTAATCCAACCATCATTTATTGCTTTCATCATTATAGCTTCGGTAGGGGTGTTTATAAATTGAATCGCGCGAGCATTATTGTCGATAGCTGATTCTTCCATATCTCTAGTTGGATTAGCTATATATTTTAAGGCGAGACCATTATTTTTAACGGCTAATAACTTCATCTCATCAGTAGGATTATCTATATAAGCTATAGCATTAGGGTTGTTCTTTATCATTTCAATAAGCTTTGAGTTTTCCATGGTTATACTTTCCTTCTGTCATTTATTTATCTAAATAGTATAATTATACCACTGTATAAAAAAAGGGTCTATATTGGAGGAGTTTCGTATATTCGCGGGAAATTTTAAACTGATTGAGCATATTGAAGTAATGATGTAATGGAAAGTGAGGTGTAGGTTATGGGCTTGTTGTCCAGATTATTTACTAAGAAAAGTCCGCCATCCCCGCGGGAACAGCAATTGGAACGCGAATTCATTCCGATAATCATGAAAGATATTGCGACCAAAGAAGAAGCACAGCTGATATTCCAAAAGTTACTGAAGGAAGTCAAAGCAGATATTGCATCTAAACCTGATATGCCTCTAAATATGGGGGATTATCTGTTAAAGAATGAAAAAAATAACGCTCGGATTAGTAAGATGCTTGAAAAACGCCGTTTATTCGGTGTTACTGATGACCAAATCCGGGAATGGTGGAACAAAGATGAGCTGGAACGTGGTTTAATTAAAAAATTTAGTGAATTCCAGCGAATGGCGATTTACTCTATGCTGAAAAGTCAAGGCATGTCCGCTAAAGAAGCACGCAAGAAAGTCATGATGTGCTTCCCTACTTATGGGGAAAAGGATCTTAGTCTACACCTGCCTTATGAAATAAAGGAAAAAGTCGATAATTATATTTATGCTTTATTATCTAATCCCCAAACGGCTGATGCAACTCGACAGCAGATCGAAGCAGCTGGTTCAGTCAATGATTTTATTGTAGAGAAAATTGACCAAGGAGTTCTTTAGTGTAACCTGGGAATTGTTTCCGTGTATCTGATTATTGTGGAATATTTGACAAACTTGGAACTTTAAACCGGCCGAAATCGTCAAGAAAGCAGATTTATTATAACAACGAACGATTCAATTAAAATTAAATAAGCTGCCCCCGATAAAATATCGAGAGCAGCTACATACGGCATAACGTTTTTTAAGAATTCCCACTTTGTGGATTCAGACTACTTTGGATGGTGTCTTTTATTTAACTGCTTGAAAATTTTCGAAAAGTACTTTTAGTTAATGGACGGAGGGTGTACTTTTCCATGAGTAGACAAATGGTCAGGGTAATGACATAAAGTAGCAGGGTATACGTAAGCTTCCATTCGTTCTGGATGATTAGAATGCTGTTACTGGCAAGGAAAATTTGGCCGATACAGCTGATTACAAAGGGTACAACCTTCCAAAACCATTTATCGAGATAGAAAAGATACATTACTACGAATGTTTCCACTAGATGGTAAGAAAGGATAAATATGATGCTTGACCGGATCATATCGTCGGTCACAGCCGAACTATAATACTGCTGTCCACCAAGGAGGAGTAGAGGGGCGGGCAGGTGGATAATGACAAATGCGGCGAAATACAAGGTGGTGAATCGTGGTAATCCGTGACGGACTTTATTCATAAGAGGGAACCATAATTTAAGAATAGTGAGATTAATAATTAGCGCTAGTCCGGTCATGTAATAGCGCCACCAATGGTGTTCGTATATTCCGGCCTTAAGGAATAGATATTCTATCAAGAGAATGCCTGCAGTTATTAGCGATATCCAACCGTATCCCAGGCGGTAGGCTACTACTAAAACTGCCATGCAAGGCCAGATTGTAGTGTTGAGGATAAGATGCCCAAGCAGGTTCTCGGCCCAGATGTTTTCGAACACCCCAGGCTTGTAAGCGTAACTGTTAAATAGGCCTAGTACAATAAACTCGCCTATCCAGGTTAGGCCGCTTGCAAATAAGTAGAACACCAGCCAGTCAGACAAACCGAGCAAGTTTCGCTTTTTATATACCACGAGTGCCGCTATGATGATGCTGATACTTGCCACGCAATTATACCAAAACAGGGCAGACATAATACCTCCGGCAATAAATAGGATGGTCTTATTCTTTGCAAAAAGGTGGGTAAATACTCTGTATAGTTCCCAAACCCACGAAATTGATGTTTTTTTGCTTTTATATACAAGTAGCAAAGTAAATTGGCGCACCATGGAGGTTGCGCCAAAATAATTCCTATGATATCTTAGATATTATTCCAAAACAAGCTTGGTGTTAGCAGTCCTTGAGCAAGTTTAGATATTTCGCCACTGGCTCTGGGCTATCGTTAATTCAATATCTAGGAGAGAAGGTATAAGAGCCAATATGGAACAAAAGTCTTTAAGTCAAACAAAACAACTAGTATATGCAGCATTGGGTATTGCTCTCGTTTTTGTTTGTACGGTATTTATAAATGTACGCCTGCCCGTTGCCGCTAATGGCGGTTTAATTCATTTAGGGAATGTGCCGCTCTTTATTATCGCCATTCTTTACGGGCGCTGGCTAGGCGCTGTGGCGGGAGGAGTCGGTATGGCACTTTTTGATGTGATTGGCGGTTGGTTTTTGTGGGCGCCCTTTACCCTTGTCATTGTCGGTCTTATGGGGTATACTGTCGGCGCTATCTGCGAAAACAACAGATCCCTCGCGGCGTATGTCCTAGCTTTTACGGTAGCATGTCTCATTAAGGTGGCTGGTTACTATGGTGCCGAAGGGATTATTTACGGCAACTGGCTGGCACCGATGGCATCAGTGCCAGGTAATCTCATTCAGGTCGGCCTAGCATCAGTTGTTGTGTTGCCAGTCGTGGCCAAATTGAGAAAGCATGTGCCTATTTATTCCAAAGTTAATTCTGAAAAACAATGAACTTACTTAGCATCAGCCAGATGTTTCTTTTTCAAGATGGGAGATAAAATCAAAAATATAGGGAACAACCTCAGCTGGCGAAATGTTCAAAGCTATTGCAAATTCTTCGTACAGTAGTTTTTCCGCACTATTCATAATGTCTTCATCTGTTTTGGCAAGTCTTTTATTGGTGGCCGCTTTTGCTTGTTTTTCGTGATAGAGAGCCTTAATAATTCTTATCAAGTCGTCGCTTTTGTGCGATTTAAGAGCAGCTTTGAAAATGTTAGTTCTTTCTCTCTGGTCGTCTATCCAAATAGTTTCTCTATCTGGCATAGATGCTATTAGTGATAGAACTTCATCTCTTGTAAGAATAGGTCGCATTGAGGAATTGCTCACGGGGACTTTAATGGTCATATTATTGTGGTAAACAGGATGTAAAACATAGTATTCGGTTTCGGTACCACAGTATGAATTTTTGACGACATCTGTAATCTGGCATACTCCTGTTGCACCGTATACAACATAATCATTCACTTTAAACATAATGCATCTACCTCGCTTCAGAACTAGATATATACATTTGACAGTAAAAGAAGTACAAATGATTTATTTTATCGATTTAATCGGCACTTTATTCTAATTATACCCCAAATTTTATTTTTGATGTAATATCATTCCTTTAAAGTATAAATCAAGAAACTTTTGCTTACCAAGAATATAGTCTTACTAAAATTCATTAAAAATTGTTATGTACAAGTAGAAGGGAAACTTGATAAAATCAAAAATATACATACTAACGAGGGG
It encodes the following:
- a CDS encoding ECF transporter S component — encoded protein: MEQKSLSQTKQLVYAALGIALVFVCTVFINVRLPVAANGGLIHLGNVPLFIIAILYGRWLGAVAGGVGMALFDVIGGWFLWAPFTLVIVGLMGYTVGAICENNRSLAAYVLAFTVACLIKVAGYYGAEGIIYGNWLAPMASVPGNLIQVGLASVVVLPVVAKLRKHVPIYSKVNSEKQ
- a CDS encoding transcriptional regulator; this translates as MFKVNDYVVYGATGVCQITDVVKNSYCGTETEYYVLHPVYHNNMTIKVPVSNSSMRPILTRDEVLSLIASMPDRETIWIDDQRERTNIFKAALKSHKSDDLIRIIKALYHEKQAKAATNKRLAKTDEDIMNSAEKLLYEEFAIALNISPAEVVPYIFDFISHLEKETSG